A single genomic interval of Brevundimonas diminuta harbors:
- a CDS encoding S41 family peptidase, with amino-acid sequence MRKLLLVGCAALVLGGSAAAVSSQTPRNETFRMLELFGDVVGIVEQAYVVPVDNKKLIEAALAGMMTALDPHSNYLPPSNYDDLRERTEGQYSGVGLTISADGGMVKVISPMDDSPAAKAGVQAGDVISSIEGQNAAGLTVSQVSEKLRGAVGTSVKVTFLRDGSDPLEVTLTREVIKVQSVTGRVEGDFGYLRVSTFNENTGRELNEAIAKIKTEKPGVKGYVLDLRNNGGGLLNAAIDVSDAFLERGEIVSQRGRKPEQIQRYSAKPGDVTGGLPLVVLVNYGSASASEIVAGALKDHQRATIVGLTSFGKGSVQTVIPLRQGQDGALSITTARYYTPSGASIQKIGIEPDLEVARNEAEARIVSRSSFIYSEAAYATALDASIGAERKGPHTPREAPGEKFDKEKDYQLQRALDVLRAGGDLSKLSAPPEGIVVTEPGSTPKPDAEPTADEPKDE; translated from the coding sequence ATGCGTAAACTGCTCCTCGTCGGCTGCGCCGCTCTGGTGCTCGGCGGATCCGCCGCTGCTGTCAGCAGCCAGACCCCGCGAAACGAAACCTTCCGCATGCTGGAGCTGTTCGGCGACGTGGTCGGCATCGTCGAGCAGGCCTACGTCGTCCCGGTCGACAACAAGAAGCTGATCGAGGCCGCGCTGGCCGGCATGATGACGGCGCTGGACCCGCACTCCAACTATCTGCCGCCGTCCAACTACGACGACCTGCGCGAGCGTACCGAGGGCCAGTATTCGGGCGTCGGCTTGACCATCAGCGCCGACGGCGGCATGGTGAAGGTCATCTCGCCGATGGACGACAGTCCCGCCGCCAAGGCCGGGGTGCAGGCGGGTGACGTGATCTCCTCCATCGAGGGCCAGAACGCGGCGGGCCTGACGGTCAGCCAGGTGTCCGAGAAGCTGCGCGGCGCCGTGGGCACCAGCGTCAAGGTGACCTTCCTGCGCGACGGTTCAGACCCGCTGGAAGTGACCCTGACCCGCGAGGTCATCAAGGTTCAGTCGGTCACCGGCCGGGTCGAGGGTGACTTCGGCTATCTGCGCGTCTCGACCTTCAACGAAAACACCGGCCGCGAGCTGAACGAGGCCATCGCCAAGATCAAGACCGAGAAGCCGGGCGTGAAGGGCTATGTCCTGGACCTGCGCAACAACGGCGGCGGCCTGCTGAACGCCGCCATCGACGTCTCCGACGCCTTCCTGGAACGCGGCGAGATCGTCAGCCAGCGGGGCCGCAAGCCCGAGCAGATCCAGCGCTATTCCGCCAAGCCCGGCGACGTCACCGGCGGCCTGCCGCTGGTCGTCCTGGTCAACTACGGCTCGGCCTCGGCGTCGGAAATCGTCGCCGGCGCCCTGAAGGATCACCAGCGCGCGACCATCGTGGGCCTGACCAGCTTCGGCAAGGGTTCGGTCCAGACCGTGATCCCGCTGCGTCAAGGTCAGGACGGCGCCCTGTCGATCACGACCGCGCGCTACTACACCCCCTCGGGCGCCTCGATCCAGAAGATCGGCATCGAGCCGGATCTGGAAGTCGCCCGCAACGAGGCCGAGGCCCGGATCGTCTCGCGCTCCAGCTTCATCTATTCCGAGGCCGCCTACGCCACCGCCCTGGACGCCTCCATCGGCGCCGAGCGCAAGGGTCCGCACACCCCGCGCGAAGCCCCGGGCGAAAAGTTCGACAAGGAAAAGGACTATCAGCTTCAGCGCGCGCTGGACGTCCTGCGCGCCGGCGGCGACCTGTCGAAACTGTCGGCCCCGCCCGAAGGCATCGTCGTCACCGAGCCGGGCTCGACGCCCAAGCCCGACGCCGAACCGACAGCGGACGAACCGAAAGACGAATAG
- a CDS encoding murein hydrolase activator EnvC family protein: MRRAIPLSLALLTGFVCAAPAMSRQAPESELSRIQAEYRDETVRARRLRADADAAKTELAQLERRLASLRADEQTGDRQIDDQRARLQQLTEREAELVTDLARERGAQGRLLSALQMMSRRPPPPLLVPADKAIDTVRASILLKAMTPDLESRAKVLAAHQAEIMRIRRLAVLSSERLLTTESEQGDRRGEIEGLTARKTALTAVLNAEARAAERAAAVLERRIRELGGAVPTTQAEETPTARLPAGRGRLSSPVAGAPSQTWGAGTSGWRWRADRAAVTAPADAKVAYAGPLTGWGNVVVLDLGPGWRAVIAGLESVDVGPDARVSDGQTLGRSGPDGDVYFELRRDERPIDPGPWLR; this comes from the coding sequence ATGCGTCGCGCCATACCCTTATCGCTGGCCCTGCTGACGGGTTTCGTCTGCGCCGCCCCGGCGATGAGCAGGCAGGCGCCCGAGAGCGAACTGTCGCGCATCCAGGCCGAATACCGCGACGAGACGGTGCGCGCCCGTCGTCTGCGCGCCGACGCCGACGCCGCCAAGACCGAACTGGCCCAGTTGGAGCGCCGCCTGGCCTCGCTGCGGGCCGACGAACAGACCGGCGACCGTCAGATCGACGATCAGCGCGCCCGTCTCCAGCAACTGACCGAGCGCGAGGCCGAACTGGTCACGGACCTGGCGCGGGAACGCGGCGCCCAGGGCCGTCTGCTCAGCGCGCTGCAGATGATGAGCCGCCGGCCGCCGCCGCCCTTGCTGGTGCCCGCCGACAAGGCCATCGACACGGTGCGCGCCTCCATCCTGCTCAAGGCCATGACGCCGGATCTGGAAAGCCGCGCCAAGGTGCTGGCCGCCCACCAGGCCGAGATCATGCGCATCCGCCGCCTCGCCGTCCTGTCCTCGGAGCGACTGCTGACGACCGAGAGCGAGCAGGGCGACCGGCGCGGCGAGATCGAGGGGCTGACGGCGCGCAAGACCGCCCTGACCGCCGTCCTGAACGCGGAGGCCCGCGCCGCCGAACGCGCCGCCGCCGTGCTGGAGCGTCGCATCCGCGAACTGGGCGGCGCGGTCCCGACGACCCAGGCCGAAGAGACGCCGACCGCCCGTCTTCCGGCCGGACGCGGCCGTCTCAGTTCGCCCGTCGCCGGCGCGCCCAGCCAGACCTGGGGCGCCGGAACTTCCGGCTGGCGCTGGCGGGCCGACCGCGCGGCCGTCACCGCGCCCGCCGACGCCAAGGTCGCCTACGCCGGGCCGCTGACGGGGTGGGGCAATGTGGTGGTGCTGGACCTCGGGCCCGGCTGGCGCGCCGTCATCGCCGGCCTGGAAAGCGTCGATGTCGGCCCGGACGCCCGGGTCTCGGACGGCCAGACCCTGGGGCGCAGCGGCCCGGACGGCGACGTCTATTTCGAACTGCGTCGCGACGAACGGCCGATCGATCCGGGACCGTGGTTGCGGTGA
- the rlmH gene encoding 23S rRNA (pseudouridine(1915)-N(3))-methyltransferase RlmH: MKLSIVAIGRPGRGPEATLADDYAKRATLSGRALGLGPLELIDLEARRPGKAPEAELILAAAEGSHLIACDERGKTYSSRAFADHIAKLRDQGERRLVFAIGGADGLDVSVRQAASSTLAFGPQTWPHALARAMLAEQLYRAVTILAGSPYHRD, encoded by the coding sequence ATGAAGCTGAGCATCGTCGCCATCGGCCGACCGGGCCGGGGGCCTGAAGCGACGCTCGCCGACGACTACGCCAAGCGCGCCACCCTGTCAGGACGCGCGCTTGGCCTTGGTCCCCTCGAACTGATCGATCTGGAAGCCCGCAGACCCGGCAAGGCGCCGGAGGCCGAGCTGATCCTCGCGGCCGCGGAAGGATCGCACCTGATCGCCTGCGACGAGCGCGGCAAAACCTATTCCTCGCGCGCCTTCGCCGACCACATCGCCAAACTGAGGGATCAGGGCGAGCGCCGCCTGGTCTTCGCCATCGGCGGGGCGGACGGGCTGGACGTCAGCGTGCGCCAGGCCGCGTCTTCGACCCTGGCCTTCGGTCCCCAGACCTGGCCCCACGCCCTGGCGCGCGCCATGCTGGCCGAACAGCTGTATCGGGCCGTGACCATTCTGGCCGGATCGCCCTATCATCGCGACTGA
- the rsfS gene encoding ribosome silencing factor — protein MDPIEPLHSEDGFESDASPRGFDDSAPRPVGSTPLEEALLSRLDDDKAQDMVLIDLKGKSAMADTMIVASGRSHRHVGAIADHLLRTLKEQGLGKAKVEGLPHCDWVLIDAGDVIVHLFRPEVRTFYNIEKIWAVDSAHRMVRD, from the coding sequence ATGGACCCTATCGAACCTCTCCATTCCGAAGACGGCTTTGAATCCGACGCCTCCCCGCGCGGCTTCGACGATTCCGCTCCCCGCCCGGTCGGCTCCACGCCGCTGGAAGAAGCCCTGCTGAGCCGCCTCGACGATGACAAGGCCCAGGACATGGTCCTGATCGACCTGAAGGGCAAAAGCGCCATGGCCGACACCATGATCGTGGCGTCCGGTCGTTCGCACCGTCACGTCGGCGCCATCGCCGACCACCTGCTGCGCACGCTCAAGGAACAGGGCCTCGGCAAGGCCAAGGTCGAGGGCCTGCCGCACTGCGACTGGGTTCTGATCGACGCCGGCGATGTGATCGTGCACCTGTTCCGCCCGGAAGTGCGCACCTTCTACAACATCGAAAAGATATGGGCGGTCGATTCCGCCCACCGCATGGTCCGCGACTGA
- a CDS encoding nicotinate-nucleotide adenylyltransferase: MGARYKGAAEHNARRPRRRLSFFHAGPAPKGAGPRSGALRDGLILAPGMKVGLFGGSFNPAHDGHAHVAETAMRRLDLDRVVWLVSPQNPLKDARHSAPLADRMASARQHARGPSMIVSDFESRAGVAWTVDTLRLLVARHPGVHFVWLMGSDNLASFHRWRGWTDIMRLMPVAVIARPGSLLDSRTAPAAARFAGFRIPAQQAGLLPTLQAPAWTYLTAPLNPLSSTAIRTGKGVRATS; the protein is encoded by the coding sequence ATGGGCGCGCGCTATAAGGGCGCCGCTGAGCATAACGCCCGCCGCCCGAGACGCCGCTTGTCCTTCTTCCACGCCGGTCCCGCGCCCAAAGGCGCCGGCCCCCGCTCCGGGGCGCTGCGCGACGGTTTGATCCTCGCTCCAGGCATGAAGGTCGGCCTGTTCGGCGGCTCCTTCAATCCCGCCCACGACGGTCACGCCCATGTCGCCGAGACCGCCATGCGCCGTCTGGATCTCGACCGCGTCGTCTGGCTGGTGTCGCCACAGAACCCTTTGAAGGACGCTCGCCACAGCGCGCCGCTTGCGGACCGCATGGCTTCGGCGCGCCAGCATGCACGCGGTCCGTCGATGATCGTCTCGGACTTCGAGAGCCGGGCCGGCGTCGCCTGGACCGTGGACACCCTGCGCCTTCTGGTCGCGCGGCATCCCGGCGTGCATTTCGTCTGGCTGATGGGGTCGGACAATCTGGCCAGCTTCCACCGCTGGAGAGGCTGGACCGACATCATGCGGCTGATGCCTGTGGCGGTCATCGCCCGGCCGGGGTCGCTGCTGGACAGCCGCACGGCGCCGGCCGCCGCCCGCTTCGCCGGTTTCCGCATTCCCGCCCAGCAGGCGGGGCTTCTGCCGACGCTTCAGGCGCCCGCCTGGACCTATCTGACGGCGCCGCTCAACCCCCTGTCGTCCACGGCGATCAGGACGGGCAAAGGCGTGCGCGCGACCTCGTGA
- a CDS encoding alpha/beta fold hydrolase: MDAALMSPPRRLSVPIDNRWGAGEMAVLDFGDPNRPVDLIFSHANGFNAATYRSLLSPLSASLRIWAPDLRGHGRSALPTFARPKTSWLDHRDDLLALLEAIDGPPVVLAGHSMGGTASLLAAAVRPDRVSSLVLFDPVIWKRSAVFAFNLPFAHKLMKAIPIAKATLRRRSQFDSREQAMAAYRGRGAFKGWPDMVLADYLSEGLNEGDGGFSLTAAPAWEAANYAAQAHDPWRAMKRYPGPVRILKAEHGALTHVPVRPRGLPNVSVEVVAGGGHLFPMTHADVARDALFDAAV, from the coding sequence ATGGATGCGGCGTTGATGTCCCCACCGCGTCGCCTGTCCGTGCCGATCGACAATCGCTGGGGCGCCGGCGAGATGGCCGTGCTGGATTTCGGCGATCCGAACCGGCCGGTCGATCTGATCTTCTCTCACGCCAACGGCTTCAACGCCGCCACCTATCGCAGCCTGTTGTCGCCGCTGTCGGCGTCCTTGCGGATCTGGGCGCCGGATCTGCGCGGCCATGGTCGGTCTGCGCTGCCGACCTTCGCGCGGCCCAAGACCAGCTGGCTGGACCATCGTGACGACCTGCTGGCGCTGCTGGAGGCCATCGACGGCCCGCCGGTGGTCTTGGCCGGCCATTCGATGGGCGGCACGGCCTCGCTTCTGGCGGCCGCCGTCCGGCCGGATCGGGTGTCCAGCCTGGTGCTGTTCGATCCGGTGATCTGGAAACGTTCGGCTGTCTTCGCCTTCAACCTGCCCTTCGCCCACAAGCTGATGAAGGCGATCCCAATCGCCAAGGCCACCCTGCGCCGTCGCAGCCAGTTCGACAGCCGCGAACAGGCCATGGCCGCCTATCGTGGGCGCGGCGCCTTCAAGGGTTGGCCCGACATGGTACTGGCCGACTATCTTTCCGAAGGCCTGAACGAAGGCGACGGCGGGTTCAGCCTGACCGCGGCGCCGGCTTGGGAGGCGGCCAACTATGCGGCCCAGGCGCACGATCCGTGGCGGGCCATGAAACGCTATCCCGGACCGGTTCGCATCCTCAAAGCCGAACACGGCGCCCTGACTCATGTGCCGGTCCGGCCCCGTGGCCTGCCCAATGTCTCGGTCGAGGTCGTGGCCGGCGGCGGGCACCTGTTCCCCATGACCCATGCCGACGTGGCGCGCGACGCCCTGTTCGACGCCGCCGTCTGA
- a CDS encoding Fur family transcriptional regulator yields the protein MGSACDHDHDHSGLNGGALDRALAAAEARAVQQGERMTAQRRRVLALLLESGEPVKAYDLIARFGEDGQAAKPPTVYRALEFLERLGMVHRIASISAYVACTDDGEAAHAAAFLICDCCGATREVSGPDQSAMNAAASAAGYAIARTTIEAHGRCAACRDVA from the coding sequence ATGGGTTCCGCCTGCGATCATGACCATGACCACTCCGGCCTGAACGGCGGGGCGCTGGACCGCGCCCTGGCGGCGGCCGAGGCGCGCGCGGTTCAGCAGGGCGAGCGGATGACCGCCCAGCGCCGTCGCGTCCTGGCCCTGCTGCTGGAAAGCGGCGAGCCGGTGAAGGCCTACGATCTGATCGCCCGCTTCGGCGAAGACGGCCAGGCCGCCAAGCCGCCCACCGTCTATCGCGCGCTGGAGTTCCTGGAACGCCTGGGCATGGTCCACCGCATCGCCTCCATCAGCGCCTATGTCGCCTGCACCGACGACGGCGAAGCCGCCCACGCGGCCGCCTTTCTGATCTGCGACTGCTGCGGCGCGACGCGCGAGGTCAGCGGCCCGGATCAGAGCGCCATGAACGCCGCCGCCTCGGCCGCCGGTTACGCCATCGCCCGCACGACGATCGAGGCGCACGGTCGCTGCGCCGCCTGTCGCGACGTCGCATGA
- a CDS encoding SapC family protein — MTDTNNSPLEGNVLFYTNPEPLDQSVHGGLGVNPSDKPYAFVAQTNIVPLTVTEFSAAALSYPIIFTGDNRQPVAVMGLSSNENLFVAPDGEFRADAYVPAYVRRYPFVFADDKQNQRLILCIDRGASIVAEGGQNPLFVDGQPSDYTNMAMEFCNNFEQERQRTEGFVALVKDLDLLDIREAHFTPRNPDGTPGQPQKLAEYYAVSEDKLRALPAEKLVELRDNGALGQIYAHLVSLVGWDRLIAMAVMRQAQAPTSVN, encoded by the coding sequence ATGACCGACACGAACAATTCGCCGCTTGAAGGCAACGTCCTCTTCTATACCAACCCTGAACCGCTGGATCAGAGCGTCCACGGCGGCCTGGGCGTGAACCCGAGCGACAAGCCCTACGCCTTCGTGGCCCAGACCAATATCGTGCCGCTGACGGTCACCGAATTCTCGGCCGCCGCCCTCTCCTATCCGATCATCTTCACCGGCGATAACCGCCAGCCGGTCGCCGTGATGGGCCTGAGCTCCAACGAGAACCTGTTCGTCGCGCCCGACGGCGAGTTCCGCGCCGACGCCTATGTACCGGCCTATGTGCGCCGTTATCCGTTCGTCTTCGCCGACGACAAGCAGAACCAGCGCCTGATCCTGTGCATCGACCGCGGCGCCTCGATCGTCGCCGAAGGCGGCCAGAACCCGCTGTTCGTCGACGGCCAGCCCAGCGATTACACGAACATGGCGATGGAGTTCTGCAACAACTTCGAACAGGAGCGCCAGCGCACCGAGGGCTTCGTCGCCCTGGTCAAGGATCTGGACCTGCTGGACATCCGCGAAGCCCACTTCACGCCGCGCAATCCCGACGGCACGCCGGGTCAGCCGCAGAAGCTAGCCGAATATTATGCGGTGTCGGAAGACAAGCTGCGCGCCCTGCCCGCCGAGAAGCTGGTCGAACTGCGCGACAACGGCGCGCTGGGCCAGATCTACGCCCACCTGGTGTCGCTGGTCGGTTGGGATCGCCTGATCGCCATGGCCGTGATGCGTCAGGCGCAGGCTCCGACCTCGGTCAACTAA
- a CDS encoding acyl dehydratase — MSDPLHVHFEDLEVGQVVPLGACAVDQAALDVFIERFSPGWDVAYGAPDAMVYVLWSRLAADKSGGWAQTKVLAVDGLRYMRNPPAGELLRGRMTVMGKDPVGDDKGIVIASHDLLDEAGRLVFSCLTRALFSRR, encoded by the coding sequence ATGAGCGATCCGCTGCACGTCCATTTCGAAGACCTGGAGGTGGGGCAGGTCGTGCCGCTGGGCGCCTGTGCGGTCGATCAAGCCGCGCTGGACGTCTTCATCGAGCGGTTCTCGCCGGGCTGGGACGTGGCCTACGGCGCGCCGGACGCCATGGTCTATGTGCTGTGGAGCCGACTGGCGGCCGACAAGTCTGGCGGCTGGGCCCAGACCAAGGTCCTGGCCGTCGATGGGCTGCGTTACATGCGCAATCCCCCAGCCGGCGAACTCTTGCGGGGTCGCATGACGGTGATGGGCAAGGATCCGGTCGGCGACGACAAGGGCATCGTCATCGCCTCGCATGACCTGCTGGACGAGGCCGGGCGTCTGGTCTTTTCCTGCCTGACCCGGGCGCTGTTCTCACGTCGCTGA
- a CDS encoding NADP-dependent oxidoreductase, whose translation MASTSGKTNRQWVLRQRPKGLIQPGDLELIETAIPDLQENEVLVRTVYLSLDPTNRTWMNDSEGYLPPVGLGEVMRGLTLGVVEASRSSRFKTGDVVMPTSGGWADYAVVPEGGLRPVHRAPGLPLTANMSVLGMTGLTAYFGVTDVLKAREGETIVISAAAGAVGSIAGQIAKQRGCRVIGIAGGPQKCAWLTDELGFDAAIDYKNEDVGEALDRLAPDGVDLNFENVGGDIMIAVFNRLKVHGRMAVCGLVSSYNATKAPPSPNFARIITHRLHVQGFLVLDYAPRAREMVAEMGPWLADGRVKWKVHVDDGLEGAVGSLNRLFTGDHDGKLLVRVSEEPA comes from the coding sequence ATGGCTTCGACAAGCGGCAAGACGAACCGTCAATGGGTGCTGCGCCAGCGCCCCAAGGGCCTGATCCAGCCCGGCGATCTGGAACTGATCGAGACGGCCATCCCTGATCTGCAGGAAAACGAGGTGCTGGTCCGCACGGTCTATCTGTCGCTGGACCCGACCAATCGCACCTGGATGAACGATTCCGAGGGCTATCTGCCGCCGGTCGGACTGGGGGAGGTCATGCGCGGCCTGACGCTGGGCGTGGTCGAAGCCTCGCGATCCAGCCGCTTCAAAACAGGCGATGTCGTCATGCCGACCTCGGGCGGCTGGGCCGACTATGCGGTCGTGCCGGAAGGCGGTCTTCGCCCGGTCCACCGTGCGCCCGGCCTGCCGCTGACCGCCAATATGTCCGTGCTCGGCATGACCGGCCTGACCGCCTATTTCGGCGTCACCGATGTGTTGAAGGCCAGGGAAGGCGAGACGATCGTCATCTCGGCGGCGGCCGGCGCGGTCGGTTCCATCGCGGGGCAGATCGCCAAACAGCGCGGCTGCCGCGTCATCGGCATCGCGGGCGGTCCGCAGAAGTGCGCCTGGCTGACCGACGAACTCGGCTTCGACGCGGCCATCGATTACAAGAACGAGGATGTCGGCGAGGCGCTGGACCGCCTGGCCCCGGACGGCGTCGATCTGAACTTCGAGAATGTCGGCGGCGACATCATGATCGCGGTCTTCAACCGTCTAAAGGTCCACGGGCGGATGGCGGTCTGCGGCCTGGTGTCCTCCTACAATGCAACCAAGGCGCCGCCGTCGCCGAACTTCGCGCGCATCATCACCCATCGCCTGCACGTCCAGGGCTTCCTGGTCCTGGATTACGCCCCGCGCGCTCGCGAGATGGTGGCGGAGATGGGCCCATGGCTGGCGGACGGCCGTGTGAAGTGGAAGGTTCACGTCGACGACGGGCTGGAAGGCGCGGTGGGGTCGTTGAATCGCTTGTTCACCGGCGATCACGACGGCAAGCTGCTGGTTCGCGTTTCCGAAGAACCCGCCTGA
- a CDS encoding response regulator → MSLLARLAPHLPYVRRYARALTGDQSTGDNYVRVALEALAAGEQQLSADMTPRVALYHVFHAIWSSTGAQLETGTLETTGSDASQRLLRIAPRSRQAFLLTALEGFTPSEAAQILSADPRDVERLIADAQADIDAELATDVLVIEDEAIISADIQSLVTELGHRVTGTATTHDEAIDAVARHKPGLVLADIQLADGSSGIDAVKDILKTMDVPVIFITAFPERLLTGERPEPTFLITKPFQPETVKAAISQALFFHPSRQKEAA, encoded by the coding sequence ATGAGCCTTCTGGCCAGACTCGCGCCGCACCTTCCTTATGTGCGCCGTTACGCACGCGCCCTGACCGGCGATCAATCCACGGGCGACAACTATGTCCGTGTCGCTTTGGAGGCCCTGGCCGCCGGCGAACAGCAACTGTCGGCTGATATGACGCCGCGGGTCGCTCTTTATCACGTCTTCCACGCCATCTGGTCCTCGACCGGCGCGCAACTGGAAACCGGCACGCTGGAAACCACGGGCAGCGACGCCTCGCAGCGTCTGCTGCGCATCGCGCCGCGCTCGCGTCAGGCCTTCCTGCTGACCGCCCTTGAGGGCTTCACCCCTTCTGAAGCCGCACAAATCCTGTCCGCCGATCCGCGTGACGTTGAGCGTCTGATCGCGGACGCCCAGGCCGACATCGACGCCGAACTGGCCACCGACGTTTTGGTCATCGAGGACGAGGCCATTATTTCGGCCGACATCCAGAGCCTGGTGACCGAACTGGGTCACCGCGTCACCGGCACCGCCACGACGCACGACGAGGCGATCGACGCCGTCGCCCGCCACAAGCCGGGTCTGGTGCTGGCCGACATCCAGCTGGCCGACGGTTCGTCGGGCATTGATGCGGTCAAGGATATTTTGAAGACCATGGACGTGCCGGTGATCTTCATCACCGCCTTCCCGGAGCGTCTGCTGACCGGCGAGCGTCCCGAACCGACCTTCCTGATCACCAAGCCCTTCCAGCCGGAGACGGTGAAGGCGGCGATCAGCCAGGCGCTGTTCTTCCACCCGTCGCGCCAGAAGGAAGCCGCTTAA
- a CDS encoding NepR family anti-sigma factor: MIDSPDSSRPKGEQKGEAGLEEARLRQQAIGVKLRHMFDEVVNEPVPDEFLDILKRADAKSSDSAA; encoded by the coding sequence ATGATCGATTCTCCGGACTCCTCTCGTCCCAAAGGCGAACAGAAGGGGGAGGCAGGGCTTGAAGAAGCTCGTCTTCGCCAACAGGCCATCGGCGTCAAGCTGCGGCATATGTTCGACGAGGTCGTCAACGAACCCGTGCCTGATGAGTTTCTCGATATTTTGAAACGCGCCGACGCCAAGTCTTCGGACAGCGCCGCATGA
- a CDS encoding sigma-70 family RNA polymerase sigma factor, translating to MSTSRLGAAPKPASADDEGFKRELVLLIPHLRAFARTLTGDPTAADDLAQDAMMKAWDARASYQMGTNMKAWTFMILRNQFYSEKRRSWRQSQLDQEAAERTLVAVDDPEAPVALDELRQALKTLPEEQREALILVGAGGFAYEEAAEICGCAVGTVKSRVSRARRALQATLERGGYGRDGKAAGDAMRSILGEADRLAGARS from the coding sequence ATGAGCACCTCACGCCTGGGGGCCGCCCCAAAACCCGCGTCGGCCGACGACGAGGGCTTCAAGCGCGAACTGGTGCTGCTGATCCCGCATCTGCGCGCTTTCGCCCGCACCCTGACTGGCGACCCCACCGCCGCCGACGATCTGGCGCAGGACGCCATGATGAAGGCCTGGGACGCGCGCGCCAGCTATCAGATGGGCACGAACATGAAGGCCTGGACCTTCATGATCCTGCGCAACCAGTTCTATTCCGAAAAACGCCGCTCGTGGCGTCAGTCGCAGCTGGATCAGGAAGCCGCCGAACGGACCCTGGTCGCCGTGGACGATCCCGAGGCGCCCGTCGCCTTGGACGAACTGCGTCAAGCTTTGAAGACCCTGCCCGAAGAGCAGCGCGAGGCCTTGATTCTGGTCGGCGCCGGCGGCTTCGCCTATGAAGAAGCGGCCGAAATCTGCGGCTGTGCGGTCGGCACGGTAAAGAGCCGCGTCAGCCGCGCACGCCGGGCCTTGCAAGCCACCCTGGAACGGGGCGGCTATGGCCGCGACGGCAAGGCGGCAGGCGACGCCATGCGCTCGATTCTGGGCGAGGCCGACAGGCTGGCCGGCGCCCGGAGCTGA